One window from the genome of Nitrosospira multiformis encodes:
- a CDS encoding substrate-binding domain-containing protein, producing the protein MKQQLKLFAASLALAFAGQAYAVGPTVTPDLILYTGGGAEQNNVFETIAKSLFTPGTIDYYTDQADNSKGRSFRAVYGKLAAAAGSLPAGSNVLIVYRSLGGVFANGIGPLVRGQTLPYYRVIGNATLISAGGNPSYRITNTGLTDPKAPDIGLANQELALFTGLNLPSGVSPVTAAELGHVTSQPLYAVVNGIAVTNNLAEQRPNGFSKAEIAAILSGGIQDWSQLRNATDTGNLPAGPVVVIDRNFGSGAKAAANQYFLNNPGGAAFGGTVEPINISGDLGDPVNYGEYTVRTEPSAGNVPSVLDGVFAKGKRAIGILGLENIPTGANHWQFTSIDGASVGTTTFNKAQAISGRYDYFYQASVNTRKNAVNGQRYHQSGTAWGSVTTAFINKALDPAVITTVPGTILDPITFPETGNAALDAFRAKGTRFGNSTAPLQLVE; encoded by the coding sequence ATGAAACAGCAACTGAAACTTTTCGCTGCCTCCCTGGCACTGGCTTTTGCCGGCCAGGCATATGCGGTGGGTCCTACCGTCACGCCGGATCTGATCCTCTACACAGGCGGGGGCGCGGAGCAAAACAATGTGTTTGAAACCATCGCCAAGTCGTTGTTTACCCCGGGCACCATAGACTACTACACTGATCAGGCGGACAATTCCAAGGGCAGGTCATTCCGTGCCGTATACGGCAAACTGGCCGCTGCTGCCGGGTCCCTGCCGGCTGGCTCGAACGTGCTGATTGTCTATCGCTCCCTGGGGGGAGTGTTTGCCAACGGCATCGGCCCGCTGGTTCGCGGCCAGACCCTGCCTTACTACCGGGTTATCGGCAACGCGACGCTTATCAGCGCCGGGGGCAATCCTTCCTACCGGATTACCAATACCGGCCTGACGGATCCCAAGGCGCCGGATATCGGTCTTGCGAACCAAGAGCTTGCGCTTTTCACCGGATTGAACCTGCCTTCCGGTGTTTCGCCCGTCACTGCAGCCGAGTTGGGCCATGTTACGTCCCAGCCGCTTTATGCCGTGGTGAACGGCATTGCGGTCACCAACAATCTAGCGGAGCAGCGCCCGAACGGGTTCAGCAAGGCTGAAATCGCCGCGATCCTCTCAGGCGGTATCCAGGATTGGAGCCAGCTGAGAAATGCGACGGATACCGGGAACCTGCCAGCGGGTCCCGTGGTGGTGATCGACCGGAACTTCGGTTCCGGTGCCAAAGCCGCCGCCAACCAGTATTTCCTGAATAACCCGGGTGGAGCCGCCTTTGGTGGAACGGTTGAGCCGATTAATATATCAGGTGATTTGGGCGATCCGGTCAATTATGGCGAATACACCGTGCGCACCGAACCTAGCGCGGGCAACGTACCCAGCGTCCTGGACGGTGTATTCGCCAAGGGCAAACGCGCAATCGGCATCCTCGGCCTGGAAAATATTCCGACCGGAGCCAACCATTGGCAATTCACCAGCATTGATGGCGCAAGCGTCGGCACCACCACCTTCAACAAGGCACAGGCAATCAGCGGGCGCTACGACTACTTCTACCAGGCTTCCGTCAATACGCGCAAGAATGCGGTGAATGGTCAGCGTTATCACCAGAGTGGCACTGCCTGGGGCAGCGTAACCACCGCCTTCATCAACAAGGCGCTCGATCCGGCCGTAATCACCACCGTTCCCGGCACGATCCTTGATCCCATCACCTTCCCTGAAACGGGGAATGCCGCACTGGATGCCTTCCGCGCCAAGGGCACCCGCTTCGGCAATTCGACCGCTCCACTGCAACTGGTGGAGTAA
- a CDS encoding FxDxF family PEP-CTERM protein: MKSNKIKYLAAVVALATSGSAFAAYTGTAGNSSVLFNAYESVSGYTFAWDTGLRKDDINSSFAGISHNLAADANWNTFLSAVGPSHVADIKWNLIAADTNGGSIDGDPVSYLTTGPADGTPAGTRNLQLLAWAGNVNSYITAASAAGANGGQGAIDAPGFVGGNTYLHLKDGSADYASYEFAHGSNWNTKANFDTTAGLGQSLSFYEITRNGTSNTAIVNAALLGTVTLSSAGELTVSPVPEAETWAMLLAGLALVGTIARRRSSPLS; the protein is encoded by the coding sequence ATGAAATCCAACAAGATCAAATATCTCGCGGCCGTGGTGGCGCTAGCCACTTCAGGTTCCGCTTTTGCCGCATATACCGGTACGGCGGGGAATAGCTCGGTATTGTTCAATGCATATGAATCCGTGAGCGGTTATACCTTTGCATGGGATACCGGCTTGCGCAAAGATGACATCAATTCATCCTTCGCGGGAATCTCCCACAACCTGGCCGCCGACGCGAACTGGAATACGTTTCTCTCCGCTGTAGGCCCATCCCATGTGGCGGATATCAAATGGAACCTGATAGCAGCGGATACCAATGGCGGTTCGATAGATGGAGATCCCGTCAGCTATTTGACCACGGGTCCCGCTGATGGCACTCCTGCAGGCACCCGCAATCTTCAATTGCTTGCTTGGGCTGGTAACGTCAATTCTTATATTACTGCGGCAAGCGCAGCGGGCGCGAACGGAGGCCAAGGCGCCATAGACGCCCCCGGGTTTGTGGGGGGAAATACCTACCTGCATCTGAAAGACGGCTCCGCCGACTATGCATCCTATGAGTTTGCGCATGGTTCCAATTGGAATACCAAAGCTAATTTCGATACGACTGCGGGATTAGGACAGAGCCTGAGTTTTTACGAAATCACAAGAAACGGGACCTCCAATACCGCTATCGTGAACGCGGCGTTATTGGGTACGGTGACACTGAGCAGCGCCGGAGAGCTTACCGTTTCTCCTGTCCCGGAAGCTGAAACCTGGGCGATGCTTCTGGCCGGTCTGGCTCTGGTGGGTACTATCGCCCGGCGCCGTTCCAGCCCCCTGTCCTAG
- the ttcA gene encoding tRNA 2-thiocytidine(32) synthetase TtcA produces the protein MEIVSRKEQHNINKLHKRLRRLVGTAIADFNMIEAGDRVMVCLSGGKDSYALLDILRSLQAHAPLPFELIAVNLDQKQPGFPEHVLPGYLTSIDMPFRIVEQDTYSVVKRVIAEGKTTCSLCSRLRRGVLYRVASELGATKIALGHHRDDILETLFLNLFYGGKLKTMPPKLVSDDGRHIVIRPLAYCKEKDLETYAQIEDFPIIPCNLCGAQKNLQRQAVKEMMQQWDKKFPGRLETMFTALQNVQPSHLVDPALYDFCGLKTGNGPVADGDKAFDPETFEPAMAEILSLNKG, from the coding sequence ATGGAAATCGTGTCCAGAAAAGAACAACATAATATTAATAAGCTGCACAAACGGCTGAGGCGTCTTGTCGGTACAGCCATTGCCGATTTCAATATGATCGAGGCGGGAGACCGGGTGATGGTGTGCCTCTCGGGTGGCAAGGATAGCTACGCGTTGCTCGATATCCTGCGCAGCTTGCAGGCCCACGCGCCATTGCCGTTCGAATTGATTGCGGTGAATCTGGACCAGAAACAGCCCGGCTTCCCCGAGCATGTATTGCCGGGCTATCTAACCAGCATTGACATGCCTTTCCGCATTGTCGAACAAGATACCTATAGCGTGGTGAAACGCGTCATTGCGGAGGGTAAAACGACTTGCAGTCTGTGCTCGCGTTTGCGCCGGGGGGTGTTGTATCGTGTTGCCAGCGAACTGGGCGCGACAAAAATCGCGCTGGGGCATCATCGCGACGATATTCTTGAAACACTGTTCCTCAATCTGTTTTACGGTGGCAAGCTGAAGACCATGCCGCCCAAGCTGGTGAGTGATGATGGACGGCATATTGTGATTCGTCCACTTGCCTACTGCAAGGAAAAAGACCTGGAAACCTATGCCCAGATTGAGGATTTTCCGATCATTCCCTGTAATCTGTGCGGCGCTCAAAAAAACCTCCAGCGGCAGGCGGTAAAAGAAATGATGCAACAGTGGGATAAGAAATTTCCAGGCAGGCTGGAGACGATGTTCACGGCGTTGCAGAACGTGCAGCCTTCGCATTTGGTTGATCCTGCGCTCTATGATTTTTGCGGACTCAAAACGGGAAATGGACCTGTCGCTGATGGCGATAAGGCGTTTGACCCGGAAACTTTCGAGCCTGCGATGGCAGAGATCCTGAGTTTGAACAAAGGCTGA
- a CDS encoding DegQ family serine endoprotease, producing the protein MKRSFRFVVFPTVFLVLLTTALPTRSALPFDNKSGVPSLAPLLQDVTPAVVNISVQTRSAIEDNPLFRDPFFRRFFELPDQTARPERSAGSGVIVDAAKGYVITNFHVVKDAQQVLVTLKDRRQFQAKLVGTDPGTDIALLKIEAKNLRALSLGDSDLLKVGDFVVAIGNPFGLGQTVTSGIVSALGRSGLDIEGYEDFIQTDASINPGNSGGALVNLKGELIGINTAIIGPSGANVGIGFAVPSAMVKSVLDQIVRFGEVRRGRLGANGEDITYDLASSLGLASTEGAIISTVDPGSPAEKGGLKPRDVVTAINGRAVRSAVDLRNKVGMRPIGETIDLRLIRDGKPLTVKIKIDKPPELAGSGAVAVPQLAGAAVANLKAGRGRTEGVLVTEVDANSPAWLHGFRPGDIIIGVNRRKVRSIQELLAVLKASEDALIFDLLRGDFRLTIVIR; encoded by the coding sequence ATGAAGAGATCGTTCAGATTCGTTGTGTTCCCAACGGTCTTCCTTGTTTTGCTAACGACAGCGTTGCCCACACGCTCTGCTCTGCCATTCGATAACAAGAGTGGCGTTCCTTCTCTGGCTCCGCTGCTTCAGGATGTGACGCCGGCGGTGGTAAATATTTCGGTGCAGACCCGCTCCGCCATCGAAGACAATCCATTGTTTCGCGATCCATTTTTTCGCCGCTTTTTCGAACTTCCTGACCAGACAGCCCGTCCCGAGCGCAGCGCCGGATCGGGGGTGATCGTGGATGCGGCCAAAGGGTATGTCATTACCAATTTTCATGTGGTCAAGGATGCCCAGCAGGTTCTTGTCACGCTCAAGGACAGGCGCCAGTTTCAGGCGAAGCTGGTGGGGACGGATCCCGGCACCGATATTGCCTTACTGAAAATTGAAGCAAAGAATTTGCGGGCTCTGAGCCTCGGTGATTCCGATTTGCTTAAGGTAGGGGATTTTGTTGTTGCTATCGGCAACCCGTTTGGTCTGGGACAGACCGTCACTTCCGGTATCGTCAGCGCGTTGGGCAGAAGCGGACTTGATATCGAAGGGTACGAGGATTTCATACAAACCGATGCATCCATCAATCCGGGCAACTCCGGCGGCGCACTGGTGAATCTCAAAGGGGAGCTGATCGGTATCAACACGGCCATTATCGGCCCCTCCGGCGCCAACGTCGGCATCGGTTTCGCGGTGCCAAGTGCGATGGTCAAGTCGGTGCTGGATCAGATTGTGCGCTTTGGAGAGGTGCGCCGCGGCAGGCTGGGCGCGAACGGTGAAGATATCACCTACGATCTTGCATCCTCTCTGGGATTGGCTTCCACCGAAGGCGCTATCATCAGTACGGTTGATCCCGGCTCGCCTGCGGAAAAGGGGGGGCTGAAGCCACGTGACGTGGTAACGGCGATCAATGGGCGCGCGGTGCGCAGTGCCGTGGATTTGCGCAATAAAGTAGGGATGAGACCGATTGGAGAAACAATAGACCTCAGGCTGATAAGAGATGGCAAGCCTCTGACCGTAAAAATAAAGATCGACAAGCCGCCTGAATTGGCCGGTAGCGGGGCGGTAGCGGTGCCTCAGCTTGCGGGTGCGGCAGTAGCAAATCTCAAAGCGGGTCGCGGGCGAACTGAAGGTGTGCTGGTGACCGAGGTGGATGCCAATAGTCCTGCCTGGCTGCATGGGTTCAGGCCGGGAGACATCATCATCGGAGTTAATCGCAGGAAAGTACGCTCGATACAGGAGCTCCTTGCAGTTCTGAAAGCAAGCGAAGATGCCCTCATTTTCGATCTGTTGCGCGGGGACTTCAGGCTGACAATTGTAATCCGCTAA
- the leuS gene encoding leucine--tRNA ligase, producing MQEKYHPQQIEQDAQRHWETSAAFKAVEIAGKPKYYCLSMFPYPSGKLHMGHVRNYTIGDVLSRYRRMQGYNVLQPMGWDAFGLPAENAAIQNNVPPARWTYDNIAYMRKQLQSLGLAIDWDRELATCAPDYYRWNQWLFLRMLEKGLAYRKTGIVNWDPIDQTVLANEQVIDGRGWRTGALVEKREIPMYYMRITAYADELLETLSVLPGWPERVKTMQANWIGKSFGVDVIFPADTLSGMPQALKVFTTRADTLLGVTYVAIAAEHPVALYAARGNPKLAEFIEVCKHGATVEAELATQEKKGMNTGLFVIHPLTEVKLPVWIANYVLMGYGEGAVMAVPAHDERDFEFAAKYSLRIRPVIKPSDGNLAIPLTQAYVEHGVTFDSGEFSGLEFQAAVDAIAAVLEQKGLGEKRVHYRLRDWGISRQRYWGCPIPLIYCDTCGVVPVPDDQLPVVLPEDLVPDGAGNPLAKTPSFYECSCPACGKPARRETDTMDTFVDSSWYYIRYACTGQGKAMAETMTDARVNYWLPVDQYIGGIEHAILHLLYSRFWSKVMRDLGLVKFDEPFANLLTQGMVLNEIMFRKTETGRVTYFNPADVDIQTDEQGKPIGALLRADGQPVESGGIGTMSKSRNNGVDPQKLVEQYGADTARLFMMFASPPEQTLEWADTGMEGAFRFLKRLWKQVYEHLQQDVPASDPAQGNDTDGQLKALRFQLHQTIAKVSDDLGRRHTFNTAIAAMMELMNALGKLEDSSPAARDLMRESLEKIVLLLSPIVPHICHALWRELKPGTELLDQPWPQADSTALVQDEIELVVQVNGKLRGQICIANDAKREAIERMALESSQVQKFIAGKTVKKVILVPGRLVNIVV from the coding sequence ATGCAGGAAAAATATCATCCGCAGCAAATCGAGCAGGATGCCCAGCGGCATTGGGAGACGAGTGCCGCTTTCAAGGCCGTTGAGATCGCTGGCAAGCCGAAATATTACTGCCTGTCGATGTTTCCGTATCCATCCGGTAAGCTGCACATGGGACACGTGCGCAACTACACGATTGGCGATGTGCTATCGCGTTATCGCCGCATGCAAGGTTACAACGTGTTGCAACCCATGGGATGGGATGCTTTCGGTCTGCCCGCGGAGAACGCAGCGATACAAAATAATGTGCCCCCCGCGCGGTGGACATACGACAATATCGCTTACATGCGTAAACAGTTGCAGAGTCTGGGACTGGCTATAGACTGGGACCGCGAGCTTGCTACCTGTGCACCGGACTATTACCGCTGGAATCAGTGGCTTTTTCTGCGAATGCTGGAAAAGGGATTGGCTTATAGAAAGACCGGCATTGTAAATTGGGACCCTATCGATCAGACCGTGCTTGCCAACGAGCAGGTGATAGATGGGCGCGGCTGGCGCACCGGGGCGCTGGTGGAGAAACGCGAAATCCCGATGTATTACATGAGAATCACCGCCTATGCCGACGAGCTCTTGGAAACACTGAGTGTCCTGCCCGGCTGGCCGGAGCGGGTCAAGACCATGCAGGCCAACTGGATCGGCAAGAGTTTTGGTGTCGACGTTATCTTTCCTGCCGATACGCTTTCGGGCATGCCACAGGCGCTGAAAGTTTTTACCACCCGTGCCGATACGCTGCTTGGCGTAACCTACGTTGCCATCGCGGCCGAGCATCCCGTTGCGTTATACGCCGCGAGAGGCAATCCAAAACTTGCCGAATTCATTGAGGTTTGCAAGCACGGCGCCACCGTGGAAGCGGAACTTGCCACCCAGGAAAAGAAAGGGATGAACACCGGGCTGTTTGTTATTCACCCGCTGACCGAGGTGAAGCTGCCGGTATGGATCGCTAATTACGTATTGATGGGCTACGGCGAAGGGGCGGTAATGGCTGTTCCGGCCCATGACGAACGCGATTTCGAGTTTGCAGCAAAATATTCACTGCGAATCAGGCCGGTGATCAAGCCGAGTGACGGCAATCTGGCAATCCCCCTCACGCAGGCGTATGTAGAGCATGGTGTGACCTTTGATTCAGGTGAGTTTTCCGGCCTTGAATTCCAGGCAGCGGTGGACGCGATAGCGGCAGTGCTGGAACAGAAAGGACTGGGCGAAAAACGGGTGCACTATCGCCTGCGCGATTGGGGCATTTCACGCCAACGTTACTGGGGCTGTCCCATTCCCCTGATTTATTGCGATACATGCGGCGTGGTACCAGTTCCGGATGACCAGCTTCCCGTAGTGCTTCCGGAGGATCTTGTGCCGGATGGTGCTGGCAATCCGCTGGCAAAAACCCCGTCATTTTACGAGTGTTCCTGCCCGGCCTGCGGCAAACCCGCACGCCGGGAAACGGATACCATGGATACTTTCGTGGATTCCTCCTGGTACTACATCCGTTATGCCTGTACTGGCCAAGGCAAGGCGATGGCTGAAACCATGACCGATGCGCGCGTGAATTACTGGCTGCCTGTAGATCAATATATCGGTGGCATCGAACACGCTATTTTGCATCTTCTCTACTCCCGCTTCTGGAGCAAAGTCATGCGTGATCTCGGGCTGGTAAAGTTTGATGAGCCATTTGCCAACTTGCTGACGCAAGGCATGGTGCTGAATGAGATCATGTTTCGGAAAACCGAAACCGGACGCGTCACCTATTTCAATCCGGCGGACGTGGATATTCAGACGGATGAGCAAGGCAAGCCCATCGGTGCGCTGCTGCGCGCGGATGGCCAACCGGTTGAATCCGGTGGCATTGGCACCATGTCGAAATCCCGGAATAATGGTGTTGATCCGCAAAAACTGGTGGAACAATATGGTGCCGATACCGCCCGTCTATTCATGATGTTCGCCAGTCCGCCAGAGCAGACGCTGGAATGGGCGGATACTGGAATGGAGGGTGCTTTCCGCTTTCTGAAACGGTTGTGGAAACAAGTGTATGAGCACCTGCAACAAGACGTGCCGGCGTCCGATCCAGCGCAAGGTAACGATACTGACGGCCAACTCAAGGCATTGCGTTTTCAGTTGCATCAGACCATCGCCAAAGTAAGCGACGACCTGGGCAGACGCCACACTTTCAATACCGCCATCGCGGCGATGATGGAATTAATGAATGCTCTCGGAAAACTGGAAGACTCCAGTCCGGCAGCGCGTGATTTGATGCGGGAATCGCTGGAGAAAATCGTATTGCTGCTGTCGCCCATCGTTCCTCATATCTGTCATGCGTTGTGGCGTGAACTCAAACCGGGAACCGAGCTCCTCGATCAACCATGGCCGCAAGCCGATAGCACAGCTTTGGTGCAGGATGAAATTGAGCTGGTAGTGCAAGTCAACGGTAAACTACGCGGTCAGATATGTATTGCCAATGATGCAAAGCGAGAAGCGATTGAACGTATGGCATTGGAAAGCAGTCAAGTACAGAAATTCATTGCCGGAAAGACGGTCAAGAAGGTGATATTAGTGCCGGGCAGGCTCGTGAATATCGTTGTGTAA
- a CDS encoding LPS-assembly lipoprotein LptE, whose product MKNILLVALCFVLTACGFQLRGQASLPFKTIYVSFPVGHPIGMDVRRLIQAGTTTRVVEKAKDAQATLDIISVVNDKQIMSVSGGGRVREFELRYRVSFRLYDAKGVDLIPTNEIALRRIIPYTDAQVVAKEGEEAMLVREMQNDSAEQILRRLEAVKVAPAKSS is encoded by the coding sequence ATGAAAAATATCTTGTTGGTTGCATTGTGTTTCGTGCTCACCGCATGCGGTTTTCAGTTGCGCGGTCAAGCCTCGCTGCCGTTTAAAACCATTTATGTTTCTTTTCCCGTAGGGCATCCCATTGGCATGGATGTTAGGCGTCTCATTCAGGCGGGTACCACCACGCGTGTGGTTGAAAAGGCAAAAGACGCGCAAGCTACGCTGGATATTATCAGTGTAGTGAATGACAAACAAATCATGTCGGTATCGGGAGGCGGAAGAGTGCGCGAGTTCGAATTGCGGTACCGGGTTTCTTTTCGCCTCTATGATGCCAAAGGAGTAGATCTCATTCCCACCAATGAGATTGCCCTGCGTCGCATCATTCCCTATACAGATGCGCAGGTCGTGGCAAAGGAGGGAGAGGAGGCAATGCTCGTCCGGGAAATGCAAAACGACTCCGCGGAGCAAATCTTGCGGCGACTGGAGGCGGTGAAAGTAGCACCCGCCAAATCTTCCTGA
- the holA gene encoding DNA polymerase III subunit delta, which produces MRLSPEQLSRHLQKQLAPLYTVFGDELLLSIEAADLIRTRARQAGYSEREIFTIDYHFNWADLRQSSSSLSLFGERRIMDIRIPSGKPGIQGSAAIEAYCHSLPPDTVTLVTLPRIDKQGSAAKWFQALEKSSVMIPVSPVERGRLPAWISQRLEMQEQSAEPETLQFLAGKVEGNLLAAHQELKKLALLYPVGMLSFNQVKDAVLDVARYDVFKLSNAMMAADTVRYTRILEGLQGEGTALPFIVATLAGQIRSLIVILEGRDSGRPLMQLMNQARVWGGDQQKIVESAVSRLSMKQLVQALLHTAKIDRISKGVAQGDAWDELLQLGLRLAAGKR; this is translated from the coding sequence ATGCGTCTTAGCCCCGAGCAGCTTTCCCGGCATCTTCAGAAACAGCTTGCGCCGCTTTATACGGTATTTGGCGACGAGCTGCTGCTGTCCATTGAAGCAGCCGATTTAATTCGTACCAGGGCGCGTCAGGCCGGCTATAGTGAGCGTGAGATTTTCACGATAGATTATCACTTCAATTGGGCTGACTTGCGGCAGAGCAGCAGTAGTCTTTCACTGTTCGGGGAACGACGTATAATGGATATACGTATTCCGTCCGGCAAACCAGGAATTCAAGGTAGCGCGGCTATAGAAGCATATTGCCATTCGCTGCCACCCGACACTGTCACGCTTGTTACCCTGCCTAGAATTGACAAGCAGGGTTCTGCGGCAAAATGGTTTCAGGCGCTTGAGAAATCGAGTGTAATGATTCCGGTTTCTCCGGTGGAGCGTGGCCGCTTGCCCGCATGGATTAGTCAACGGCTTGAAATGCAGGAGCAAAGTGCCGAACCTGAGACATTACAATTTCTTGCCGGCAAAGTGGAAGGCAACCTGCTCGCGGCCCACCAGGAACTCAAGAAACTCGCGCTGCTCTACCCGGTGGGCATGCTATCTTTCAATCAGGTGAAGGATGCGGTGCTGGATGTGGCGCGTTACGATGTTTTCAAACTGTCCAATGCGATGATGGCGGCGGATACCGTCCGGTATACCCGGATATTGGAAGGCTTGCAGGGCGAGGGTACGGCATTGCCGTTTATTGTTGCTACACTCGCGGGCCAGATTCGCTCGCTGATTGTCATTCTTGAAGGACGGGATTCAGGCAGGCCACTCATGCAACTGATGAATCAAGCCAGGGTATGGGGGGGAGATCAACAGAAAATTGTGGAAAGCGCAGTCAGTCGTCTCAGTATGAAGCAATTGGTGCAGGCCTTGTTGCATACCGCGAAAATAGATAGGATCAGCAAGGGTGTGGCGCAAGGTGACGCATGGGATGAATTACTGCAACTGGGATTGCGTTTGGCAGCTGGCAAGCGGTGA